One segment of Ziziphus jujuba cultivar Dongzao chromosome 12, ASM3175591v1 DNA contains the following:
- the LOC107428484 gene encoding stemmadenine O-acetyltransferase, translating into MEVEVISKEIVKPSSPTPHHLRHYQLSFLDQLAPAVYNPLVLFYSFNKDSNPTITEISNHLKTSLSNVLTLFYPLAGRVRDNLFVDCSDDGIPYFETRVKSRLTDVTTNPVPGEINKFLPFQPDEVAEFGLGVQLNIFQCGGIGIGVCISHKLGDAFSFFMFIKTWSAIAHGDQPDYIVRPEFVSATLFPPKDTTGFDSRMGITKKNIVSKRFVFDASAIETLRAKYEEKLGCRASRVEALSTFIWTRFVDSNKDEPGPKLYNMLHSVNLRPRFEPPLPENSFGNIFRIAVTAPTYLSSGEECYGLAREVREEIRKIDKEYVKKLQQYGDEHLDFMKKGGEKFMRDELMTFSFTSLCRFPVYEADFGWGKPMWIGSPALTFKNLVVFMDTKIGDGIEAYISLKEEHMAKLEGDQEFLTFVSPPLLLG; encoded by the coding sequence atggaaGTAGAGGTAATCTCCAAAGAGATTGTTAAACCTTCTTCTCCAACCCCACATCATCTTCGCCATTACCAGCTCTCCTTCCTCGATCAATTAGCTCCCGCAGTCTATAACCCTCTAGTCCTCTTCTATTCATTCAATAAGGACTCCAACCCTACCATAACTGAAATATCCAACCACCTCAAAACTTCTCTATCAAACGTCTTAACCCTTTTCTACCCACTGGCCGGACGTGTCAGAGACAACCTCTTCGTAGATTGCTCCGACGACGGCATTCCGTACTTCGAAACTCGAGTCAAAAGCAGGCTCACCGACGTTACCACGAATCCGGTCCCCGGCGAAATCAACAAGTTCCTACCATTTCAACCCGATGAAGTTGCCGAATTCGGACTTGGCGTCCAGCTCAACATATTCCAATGCGGAGGCATTGGAATCGGTGTTTGCATTTCTCACAAGCTTGGtgatgcattttcttttttcatgttCATAAAAACCTGGTCGGCCATTGCACATGGAGATCAACCAGATTACATAGTCCGTCCTGAATTTGTTTCGGCCACTCTGTTTCCTCCGAAAGATACAACCGGGTTCGATTCGCGAATGGGTATCACGAAGAAGAATATAGTGTCAAAGAGGTTTGTGTTCGATGCTTCTGCGATAGAGACACTCCGAGCAAAATACGAGGAAAAATTAGGATGTCGAGCTTCGAGGGTCGAGGCGCTGTCCACTTTCATATGGACACGTTTTGTTGACTCTAACAAAGATGAACCAGGACCAAAGTTGTACAACATGCTACATTCAGTCAACCTTCGTCCGAGATTCGAACCGCCTTTGCCGGAAAATTCTTTCGGGAATATTTTCCGGATCGCGGTGACAGCTCCGACGTACTTGAGTTCCGGGGAGGAGTGTTATGGTCTTGCTAGGGAGGTAAGAGAGGAAATAAGGAAGATTGACAAGGAATATGTGAAGAAACTGcaacaatatggtgatgaaCACTTAGATTTCATGAAGAAAGGAGGTGAAAAATTCATGAGAGATGAGTTGATGACGTTTAGCTTCACTAGTTTGTGCAGATTTCCTGTTTACGAAGCTGATTTCGGATGGGGGAAGCCGATGTGGATTGGTTCACCAGCCTTGACTTTCAAGAACCTAGTAGTTTTTATGGATACCAAAATTGGCGATGGAATTGAAGCTTATATTAGCTTGAAGGAGGAACATATGGCTAAACTTGAAGGTGACCAAGAGTTCCTCACATTTGTTTCTCCACCACTACTACTTGGGTGA
- the LOC107428450 gene encoding probable carboxylesterase 11, with translation MPSLSVKLYSFFFKYNFKNQLQSLSKSHIDHSNSNTFGITSRPEEPLVQANPTFQNGGVATKDVHIDPSSALSLRIFLPDSVLGSVGCDTQFGFAPNDSNDDSGVVVYRGYSPRPIGKRCRKLPVMLQFHGGMFVGGSNVSAANDAFCRRMAKLLDVIVVAVGYRLAPESRYPAAFEDGFKVLDWLGKQASLASLRNVRNGGGVNRRIFDGFGASMAEPWLAAHGDPSRCVLLGVSCGANIADFVARKAVEAGNLLDPVNVVAQVLMCPSFIGSVPTKSEIKLANSYFYDKASCILAWKLFLPEKEFDLDHPAGNPLLPGRKPPLKYMTPTLMVVAEHDWMRDRAIAYSEQLRKANVDAPLLDYKNTVHEFATLDMLLQTPQAQACAEDIAIWIKKYISLRGNEFSY, from the exons ATGCCAAGCCTCTCTGTGAAGCTCTACAGCTTCTTCTTCAAGTACAACTTCAAAAACCAGTTGCAGAGCCTATCCAAATCCCACATCGACCACTCCAATTCCAATACGTTCGGCATCACTTCCCGTCCCGAAGAACCCCTTGTCCAAGCAAACCCAACTTTCCAGAACGGTGGCGTCGCAACCAAAGACGTCCACATCGATCCCTCTTCCGCTTTGTCCCTCCGGATATTCCTCCCTGACTCTGTCCTCGGCTCGGTGGGGTGCGATACCCAATTTGGTTTTGCTCCGAATGACTCAAACGACGATTCTGGGGTCGTCGTTTACAGAGGATACTCGCCGCGCCCGATCGGGAAGCGATGCCGGAAGCTGCCGGTGATGTTGCAGTTCCACGGCGGGATGTTTGTAGGTGGGAGCAATGTTTCGGCAGCGAACGACGCGTTTTGTAGGCGGATGGCGAAGCTGTTGGATGTGATTGTGGTGGCGGTCGGGTATAGGTTAGCTCCCGAGAGTCGGTACCCGGCAGCGTTTGAGGATGGGTTTAAGGTGTTGGATTGGTTGGGTAAGCAAGCGAGCTTGGCTTCGCTTCGGAATGTAAGGAATGGTGGTGGTGTGAATCGCCGTATTTTTGATGGCTTCGGGGCTTCGATGGCAGAACCTTGGTTGGCTGCTCATGGAGATCCATCCAG ATGTGTACTGCTTGGTGTGAGCTGTGGAGCAAATATAGCAGATTTTGTGGCTCGAAAAGCTGTTGAGGCAGGAAATCTATTGGATCCAGTTAATGTGGTTGCACAAGTCTTGATGTGCCCTTCTTTCATCGGAAGCGTTCCTACAAAATCCGAGATTAAGCTGGCAAACTCCTATTTCTATGACAAGGCTTCATGCATACTGGCATGGAAGCTTTTTTTGCCTGAGAAGGAATTTGATCTAGATCACCCTGCTGGCAATCCTCTCCTCCCTGGGAGGAAGCCACCTCTAAAGTACATGACCCCTACACTAATGGTGGTTGCAGAGCATGATTGGATGCGTGACCGGGCCATTGCTTACTCGGAGCAATTGCGGAAAGCTAATGTAGATGCACCTCTTCTTGACTACAAGAATACTGTGCATGAGTTTGCTACTCTTGATATGCTCCTCCAGACACCACAAGCTCAGGCTTGTGCAGAGGATATTGCTATATGGATCAAAAAGTATATATCACTCAGGGGCAATGAGTTTTCATATTAG
- the LOC107428490 gene encoding GRAS family protein RAD1 produces MMPPYSCQKTEVYIDEQKYSDPQMVLDPNLSSMAYLPSLPTLDNNNSSFCFFSSSLEETRNHESQKLAPLTDYHESFESSTPFSSGRGSTSGNSNSFQKLHFRDHVWAYTQRFLAVEAMDMGFNEYEESVEEERSRDGMKLVQQLIACAEAVACRDKSFALALLSELRPNALVFGTSFQRVASCFVQGLSDRLEHELVHPLVSVGVTAKMMNTTANSPDKDEALRLVYEICPQIQFGHFIANASILEAFEGERCVHVVDLGMSLGLSHGYQWRNLMQSLANRTRGRVPLQRLRITGVGNRGERLEEIGKELEVYAGSLKLGFFQFSMVEIGNLENLKPEDLGLSDGEVLVINSILHLHCVAKESKGALNSILKMLHRLSPKLMVLVEQDSSHNGPFFLGRFMEALHYYSAIFDSLDAMLPKYDTRRAKIEQFHFAEEIKNIVSCEGQARVERHETMDQWRRRMSRAGFQQSPLKMMTKTKQWLEKVSAFEGYRVMEEKGCLFLGWKSKPIISASCWKSS; encoded by the coding sequence ATGATGCCACCCTATAGCTGCCAAAAAACTGAAGTATATATTGATGAGCAAAAGTATTCCGATCCACAGATGGTTCTAGATCCAAATCTGTCATCCATGGCATATCTTCCTTCTCTTCCCACTTTAGATAACAATAATTCTTCTTTTTGCTTCTTCTCATCATCCTTAGAAGAAACCAGAAACCATGAGTCGCAGAAACTGGCACCACTAACTGATTATCATGAATCCTTTGAAAGTAGTACCCCTTTTTCTAGTGGTAGAGGAAGCACAAGTGGAAATTCTAATAGCTTTCAAAAACTCCATTTTCGTGACCATGTATGGGCTTATACTCAGAGATTCTTAGCAGTGGAAGCCATGGACATGGGATTCAATGAATACGAAGAATCAGTTGAGGAAGAAAGGAGCAGAGATGGAATGAAACTGGTCCAGCAGCTCATCGCTTGCGCTGAAGCCGTGGCTTGTAGAGACAAGAGTTTTGCTTTAGCATTACTCTCTGAGCTAAGGCCTAATGCTCTGGTCTTTGGCACATCGTTTCAGAGAGTCGCTTCCTGCTTTGTTCAGGGTCTTTCAGACCGCCTTGAACATGAACTTGTTCATCCACTTGTGTCAGTTGGAGTCACAGCGAAGATGATGAACACTACTGCTAATTCACCGGACAAGGACGAAGCTTTACGCCTTGTTTATGAGATTTGCCCACAAATCCAATTCGGCCATTTCATAGCAAACGCGTCGATATTGGAAGCCTTTGAGGGAGAGAGATGCGTCCATGTTGTGGATTTGGGTATGAGCTTAGGTCTCTCCCATGGCTACCAATGGCGGAATTTAATGCAGAGCCTAGCCAACCGTACCAGAGGAAGAGTACCACTTCAACGCTTACGAATAACCGGCGTTGGAAACAGAGGTGAACGCCTTGAAGAAATTGGAAAAGAGCTTGAGGTTTATGCAGGGAGCTTAAAACTGGGtttttttcagttttcaatGGTGGAAATTGGCAACTTGGAGAACCTGAAACCTGAAGATTTGGGTCTAAGTGATGGAGAGGTTTTAGTCATCAACAGCATACTTCATTTGCATTGCGTGGCGAAAGAAAGCAAAGGAGCATTGAACTCTATTCTGAAAATGTTGCATAGATTATCACCAAAGCTTATGGTTCTGGTAGAGCAGGATTCAAGCCATAATGGGCCTTTCTTTCTTGGAAGATTCATGGAAGCATTGCATTATTACTCTGCCATTTTTGACTCCTTAGATGCAATGCTTCCAAAGTATGACACAAGGAGAGCTAAGATTGAGCAGTTCCATTTCGCAGAGGAGATTAAGAACATAGTAAGCTGTGAAGGACAAGCGAGAGTGGAACGCCATGAAACGATGGACCAATGGCGCAGAAGGATGAGCCGTGCTGGGTTCCAACAGTCTCCTTTGAAGATGATGACCAAGACAAAACAGTGGCTTGAAAAAGTCAGTGCCTTTGAAGGTTATAGAGTTATGGAAGAGAAAGGGTGTTTGTTTCTTGGATGGAAATCAAAGCCTATCATCTCAGCTTCTTGCTGGAAAAGCTCATGA
- the LOC107428526 gene encoding protein HHL1, chloroplastic, with the protein MEVAMSLNAVVRLPLSSSRTNGDGLVRHSLFSTQTTQKLNHQLRLNGRHVLVVQAKGKKGMQSRQFQKAPPPSLPKIEDDGNPRFVIFIRAANVYLWYPLSIISGGTTAKIMLAAKDNFLGKYIYKDTLARNLAAVIYRDEKEIQKTAFKQFRVLREVTDFRYGYKIVENGNLRAALTTSDVIELPTQDKLKTVLDKVKDFFGDAKESFGKITELNVSAPDESEENIKRKEKVKS; encoded by the exons ATGGAGGTAGCTATGTCTCTGAACGCCGTTGTTCGGCTTCCCTTATCGAGTTCAAGGACAAACGGAGATGGGTTGGTGAGGCACTCTCTGTTCTCAACCCAAACGACCCAAAAGCTAAATCACCAGCTGAGACTCAACGGCCGGCATGTACTGGTGGTTCAGGCAAAGGGTAAAAAAGGAATGCAATCTCGCCAGTTTCAAAAGGCTCCACCTCCTTCGTTGCCCAAGATTGAAGATGATGGAAACCCACGCTTTGTTATTTTCATCCGAGCGGCAAAT GTTTATCTTTGGTACCCGCTTAGTATAATTTCAGGTGGCACCACCGCCAAAATCATGCTTGCAGCCAAAGATAATTTTctgggaaaatatatatacaaagacaCACTGGCTAGAAATCTTGCGGCAGTTATTTACCGT GATGAAAAGGAGATACAGAAGACAGCATTTAAGCAGTTTCGAGTATTGCGGGAAGTTACTGATTTCAGATATGGCTACAAAATTGTT GAAAATGGCAATTTAAGGGCGGCACTTACTACCTCAGATGTTATTGAG CTTCCAACACAAGACAAGCTTAAAACAGTGCTTGATAAAGTGAAAGATTTTTTTGGGGATGCAAAGGAATCATTTGGGAAGATAACGGAGCTAAATGTATCTGCACCTGATGAGTCTGAAGAAAATATAAAACGAAAGGAAAA GGTTAAAAGCTGA
- the LOC107428471 gene encoding tryptamine 5-hydroxylase, with translation MDYLTPLSLLLFTIFLFFILGLCKWDTSRSPSRSGRLPPSPTAFPILGHLHLLTDKPHHTFTRLAHQLGPLIYLRLGRVPTVVVSSAHLARLVLKTHDHIFASRPQLVGPRYLSFGCSDVTYSTYGPYWRQVRKICVSELLTSKRVNSFQLVRDEEVDRMLSSVLTQSGSEVDLRKLFSTLTNDILCRVAFGRRFTTEEGPIGKLVRAFEGSEALFAGFCVGDYFPEWKWVNSVSGLNRKLEKGMKELREACNEIIDEHMNNNNNNNNNGSDSTRREDFVDVLLRVHRRQDLEVPITDDNLKALMLDMFVAGTDTTSNALEWTMTELARNPRVLKKAQEEVRKVASHTEKVDETHLQHLRYIKALVKEAMRLHPPVPLLIPRESMEECNLDGYEIPAKTRVLINAYAIGRDPQSWEDPLVYSPERFEDDSNIDVKDQEYNFLPFGGGRRGCPGSAFGLATLEIALARLLFHFDWELPQGVGPQDVDTDESFGLVTFKKSALVLVPITNKSYEFKGM, from the exons ATGGACTATTTGACTCCTCTGTCTCTCTTACTCTTCaccatctttcttttcttcatcctTGGTCTGTGCAAATGGGATACCAGCCGCTCACCCTCAAGGTCGGGTCGGTTACCACCCTCACCAACAGCCTTCCCCATTTTAGGTCACCTTCATCTCCTCACAGACAAGCCACATCACACCTTCACTCGACTCGCTCACCAACTCGGCCCCCTCATCTATCTCCGACTCGGCCGAGTTCCCACAGTTGTCGTCTCCTCCGCTCACCTAGCTCGCCTCGTCCTCAAAACCCATGATCACATCTTCGCGAGCCGACCGCAGCTGGTGGGACCTCGATACCTCTCCTTCGGCTGTTCTGACGTCACCTACTCCACCTACGGTCCCTACTGGCGCCAAGTCCGCAAGATCTGCGTCAGCGAGTTGCTGACTTCGAAACGGGTCAACTCGTTCCAACTCGTCCGGGACGAAGAGGTTGACAGGATGCTGAGTTCAGTGTTGACTCAGTCGGGATCGGAGGTCGACTTGAGGAAGCTCTTCTCCACCTTGACGAACGATATACTATGCCGCGTGGCGTTCGGGAGGCGGTTCACAACGGAGGAGGGACCTATTGGTAAATTGGTGAGGGCTTTCGAGGGTTCGGAGGCTTTGTTTGCTGGGTTTTGTGTGGGGGATTATTTCCCCGAGTGGAAGTGGGTCAACTCGGTGAGTGGGTTGAATCGGAAGTTGGAGAAGGGAATGAAGGAATTGAGAGAAGCATGCAATGAAATAATAGATGAacatatgaataataataataataataataataatggatcaGATTCAACGAGGAGAGAAGATTTTGTGGATGTGCTGCTTCGAGTGCATCGACGACAAGACTTGGAGGTTCCCATCACAGACGACAATCTTAAGGCTCTCATGCTG GACATGTTTGTAGCAGGAACAGACACAACATCAAACGCTCTAGAATGGACAATGACAGAGTTGGCCAGAAACCCAAGGGTGCTGAAGAAAGCACAAGAAGAGGTTCGAAAAGTTGCATCCCACACAGAAAAAGTCGATGAAACCCATCTTCAACACCTTCGCTACATCAAAGCTCTCGTGAAAGAGGCAATGAGATTGCACCCACCGGTTCCTCTGCTCATTCCTCGAGAATCTATGGAGGAATGCAATCTTGATGGCTACGAAATACCGGCTAAAACTCGGGTTCTGATCAACGCCTACGCCATCGGAAGAGATCCGCAGTCATGGGAAGACCCTCTAGTTTATAGCCCTGAAAGGTTTGAGGATGATAGTAATATAGATGTGAAAGATCAAGAATACAATTTTCTTCCATttggaggaggaagaagaggCTGTCCTGGTTCTGCTTTTGGATTAGCAACTTTGGAGATTGCACTGGCTAGGCTCTTGTTTCATTTCGATTGGGAATTGCCTCAAGGAGTTGGTCCTCAAGATGTGGATACAGATGAGAGCTTTGGGCTTGTCACATTCAAGAAGTCTGCTCTTGTTCTTGTCCCAATAACCAATAAGAGTTACGAATTCAAGGGCATGTAA